The [Bacillus] selenitireducens MLS10 genome includes a region encoding these proteins:
- a CDS encoding endolytic transglycosylase MltG, giving the protein MTKDQLKGIGTGILLATALLIPSVMADSQETQSDDTESHDTEQENHENTEADNGMSDEDWQDYQNLIEDMYVIEEALKAADEQNKSLKEKNEALEEALEEERERSNETADESVEISALYLVVGQGMSAGEIGEILERAGMIPSSSSFRQYIEDEDLVMSIRAGEYVITETMSVQDIASEITS; this is encoded by the coding sequence GTGACAAAAGATCAACTAAAAGGCATTGGTACGGGGATCCTGTTGGCAACTGCACTTTTGATACCATCCGTAATGGCAGACTCTCAAGAGACGCAGTCTGACGATACAGAGTCACATGATACAGAGCAAGAAAATCATGAGAATACTGAAGCGGATAACGGAATGTCTGATGAAGACTGGCAGGATTACCAAAACCTGATTGAAGATATGTATGTCATCGAAGAAGCGCTAAAAGCAGCTGATGAACAAAACAAGTCACTGAAAGAGAAGAACGAAGCACTTGAGGAAGCGCTCGAGGAAGAACGTGAGCGGTCGAATGAAACTGCCGACGAGTCCGTTGAGATATCGGCCCTTTACCTGGTTGTCGGTCAAGGGATGTCGGCCGGTGAAATCGGCGAAATTTTGGAGCGCGCAGGAATGATTCCGTCATCCTCTTCATTCAGACAGTATATTGAGGATGAGGACCTGGTTATGTCCATTCGCGCAGGAGAATATGTCATCACGGAAACAATGAGCGTTCAAGATATTGCCAGTGAAATTACGAGCTGA
- a CDS encoding DegV family protein — translation MSKKKIAWVTDSTAFVTKELQEHPDVHVIPLYITFGEEQFQDGVELTTDELYTRIRENKELPKTSQPPAGEFAEMYEKLKENYDEAIAVHVSSEISGTIASSTQGKDMADFPVTVVDSLSMSHAITTLIEKGLELEKTGKSASEIGEILQTEAKKSENYVLLGSLDQFYKGGRMSGTQYLIGNLLKVKPIIQINNEGKFHLFQKVRSEKKATKRLIELFKEAMDQYKIDSVQIMHGNVEHRAEEVKALVHEQFPEMKVIIGEISSTIAAHAGEGTVAMIWHNENKPV, via the coding sequence ATGTCCAAGAAAAAAATAGCCTGGGTTACTGACAGTACCGCATTTGTTACAAAAGAACTCCAAGAACACCCTGATGTGCATGTGATTCCTCTTTATATTACATTTGGAGAAGAACAGTTTCAGGATGGTGTTGAACTGACCACAGATGAACTGTATACACGTATTCGCGAAAACAAAGAACTTCCGAAAACGTCTCAGCCACCTGCAGGAGAGTTTGCGGAAATGTATGAAAAACTGAAAGAAAATTATGACGAGGCCATTGCGGTTCACGTTTCCAGTGAAATCAGCGGCACAATCGCTAGCTCCACACAGGGCAAAGACATGGCCGACTTTCCTGTCACTGTTGTCGATTCCCTGTCAATGTCCCACGCGATTACGACCTTGATTGAAAAAGGACTCGAGCTTGAAAAGACCGGTAAATCCGCTTCTGAAATCGGCGAGATTCTGCAAACGGAAGCCAAGAAATCCGAGAACTACGTCCTTTTGGGAAGCCTTGATCAGTTTTACAAAGGAGGCCGCATGTCCGGCACCCAGTATCTGATCGGGAATCTCCTGAAAGTGAAACCGATTATTCAGATAAACAACGAAGGAAAGTTTCACCTTTTCCAAAAAGTACGCTCAGAGAAAAAAGCAACCAAACGATTGATTGAGCTGTTCAAAGAAGCGATGGATCAATATAAAATTGATTCTGTTCAAATTATGCACGGAAACGTGGAGCACAGAGCAGAGGAAGTCAAAGCACTGGTGCATGAACAGTTCCCTGAAATGAAAGTCATCATTGGTGAGATCAGTTCCACCATTGCCGCTCATGCCGGTGAAGGAACCGTTGCAATGATCTGGCATAACGAAAACAAACCTGTATAA
- a CDS encoding methyl-accepting chemotaxis protein, with protein MGFIQRLTFRFIASIVIVMLINTVIANLIISGLEMTGIDLGIIGVWLNASMNIIVATVLLWYILRHFVIKPLDKMLEKIDEFEGGNRDVRLGFKGKDEIADVANRLNELFERTVQQEEAVHSQVQAVDQSTSQLTDQVNELMKRTDTISEMSGHVAESSNSQLATFEETLSVTESMEQHILTLSEQLKAVTGSFQHLEEDALKGKDEVKDVHDVIEGLTYKSEETKQMMNDFSVEVERIHEIVQLISDISEQTNLLALNASIEAARAGEHGQGFAVVADEVRKLAERSGDATQTITTTVESILKQVKESTGKTNEQTKEISEGAARIEKMSERFDSITTELLKNAEEIERINEEMQTLTLSGKEITSAINQETANVEAVSSQIEDSNEAVSNQYKQVEDMRDTIRHLKERTSEMNH; from the coding sequence ATGGGATTTATTCAACGGTTAACATTTCGTTTTATCGCTTCGATCGTCATTGTAATGCTGATAAATACGGTTATCGCAAATCTGATCATCAGCGGATTGGAAATGACAGGAATTGATCTGGGGATCATTGGGGTCTGGTTAAATGCGAGTATGAATATTATAGTGGCAACGGTGCTGTTATGGTATATCCTCAGGCATTTTGTCATCAAACCTTTAGATAAAATGTTAGAAAAGATTGATGAGTTTGAAGGCGGGAATCGGGATGTTCGACTCGGTTTTAAAGGAAAAGATGAAATCGCAGATGTTGCAAACAGGCTTAACGAGCTGTTTGAACGGACTGTGCAACAGGAAGAAGCTGTTCACAGCCAGGTACAGGCAGTTGATCAGAGCACATCCCAATTAACGGATCAGGTAAATGAACTTATGAAGCGGACTGACACGATTTCAGAAATGTCCGGACACGTAGCTGAATCTTCCAACAGCCAGTTGGCCACTTTCGAAGAAACCCTCAGCGTTACGGAATCGATGGAGCAGCATATTCTGACCCTTTCTGAACAGCTGAAAGCTGTAACCGGCTCCTTTCAACATCTTGAAGAGGATGCACTGAAAGGGAAAGATGAAGTCAAAGATGTTCATGATGTTATTGAAGGTCTTACATATAAGTCTGAAGAAACAAAGCAGATGATGAACGATTTTTCCGTCGAGGTGGAACGGATACACGAAATCGTGCAGTTAATAAGCGATATATCGGAACAGACAAATCTTCTGGCACTGAATGCTTCGATTGAAGCGGCACGTGCAGGTGAGCACGGCCAGGGATTTGCCGTCGTGGCAGATGAAGTGAGAAAACTCGCTGAACGTTCCGGTGATGCCACACAGACGATTACAACGACTGTTGAGAGCATTCTCAAACAGGTGAAAGAATCGACAGGCAAAACAAACGAGCAGACAAAAGAGATCAGTGAAGGCGCGGCAAGGATTGAAAAAATGAGTGAACGTTTCGACTCCATCACAACGGAACTGCTGAAAAATGCTGAAGAAATTGAACGGATTAATGAAGAGATGCAAACATTAACGCTTTCCGGAAAAGAAATTACCTCTGCGATCAATCAGGAAACAGCGAATGTGGAGGCAGTTTCTTCACAAATTGAGGATTCGAATGAAGCTGTATCCAATCAGTACAAACAAGTGGAAGACATGCGTGATACCATTCGTCATCTGAAAGAACGCACAAGCGAAATGAATCACTGA
- a CDS encoding MsnO8 family LLM class oxidoreductase encodes MINRLSILDASPILENQRAEDAIHCSLKLASYGDELGYYRYWATEHHDLPGLAGSSPEIILAAAGRDTYNIRLGTGAVLLPHYSPYKVAEVHHNLACLYPGRIDLGVGRAPGGNPETSEALSGAFLKRVYEMNDAISELQGYLNGSSTNGLKAAPVPDTAPTLWLLGTSLKSARLAGKSGLSYGFAQFMSDVDPAEAMRVYKEELERHGFSKVGRQTLIAVSVICAETSTEAESIAEPVIRQGLKREQEQAARIAQAAGHKAPEISHQEKQAILERHRKSKFIGSGESVYSDLQTLAEDSGCGEIMVITHTSTQQERFKSYRCLMESHRRVQPY; translated from the coding sequence GTGATTAACCGATTAAGTATATTGGATGCATCGCCGATTTTGGAAAATCAAAGAGCGGAGGATGCAATTCATTGCTCTTTGAAGTTGGCTTCTTATGGGGATGAACTGGGCTACTACCGGTATTGGGCAACAGAACACCATGATTTGCCGGGTCTTGCAGGATCGAGTCCGGAAATAATTCTTGCTGCTGCGGGGCGGGATACATATAACATCCGACTCGGTACAGGCGCCGTCCTGCTTCCTCATTACAGCCCTTATAAAGTGGCCGAAGTACATCATAATCTGGCCTGTCTGTATCCGGGACGCATCGATCTTGGGGTGGGCAGAGCTCCCGGTGGGAACCCTGAAACGTCTGAAGCCCTGAGTGGCGCTTTTTTGAAACGGGTTTACGAAATGAATGATGCGATCAGTGAGCTTCAGGGTTATTTGAACGGTTCGAGTACAAACGGTCTGAAAGCAGCTCCTGTTCCGGACACTGCACCAACGCTTTGGCTGCTCGGAACCAGTCTCAAGAGTGCGAGACTTGCGGGCAAATCAGGTCTTTCATATGGATTTGCCCAGTTTATGAGTGACGTGGATCCGGCGGAAGCGATGCGTGTTTATAAGGAAGAGCTTGAACGGCATGGGTTTTCAAAAGTGGGCAGGCAGACGCTGATTGCGGTCTCTGTGATCTGTGCGGAGACGTCGACGGAGGCAGAGTCCATTGCTGAACCGGTTATCAGACAGGGATTGAAGCGTGAACAAGAACAGGCTGCCAGAATTGCTCAGGCAGCCGGGCATAAAGCTCCTGAGATATCTCATCAAGAAAAACAAGCAATTCTTGAGCGGCACAGAAAAAGTAAATTTATCGGATCAGGAGAAAGTGTTTACAGCGATCTTCAGACGTTGGCCGAAGACTCCGGCTGCGGGGAAATCATGGTCATAACCCATACATCTACACAACAGGAGCGGTTCAAATCCTACAGGTGCCTGATGGAAAGCCACCGTAGGGTACAACCGTATTAA
- a CDS encoding cation diffusion facilitator family transporter, producing the protein MENRFQQAAIATWIGIIANAILAILKGITGWLSGSRALIADAAHSASDVAGSIAVLAGLKTAQKPPDKDHPYGHGKAENIATIIVAILLIVVGFEIAISSIGAFFGGVTRAPGIMALVVIFFSLITKEILYHYKSRLAKKINSSALMAEAWHHRSDSISSLAAFIGIAGAMFGQAMNLPLLVYLDPLAGLAVSVLVMKVGFTLAKESSQVMLEQVLSDDEVKPIAESAENVEGVIRVDELLARTHGHYIIVDIKVSVDPSISVEKGHTISKNVKKCLIKNYDTVQNVFVHVNPYRPDDGGTVTDLSPKSKEKKRA; encoded by the coding sequence ATGGAAAACCGGTTTCAGCAAGCTGCAATTGCAACCTGGATCGGCATCATTGCCAACGCCATTCTCGCCATATTAAAAGGCATCACCGGCTGGCTTTCCGGAAGCCGGGCCCTGATTGCGGATGCTGCGCACTCTGCTTCTGACGTCGCCGGTTCCATCGCGGTCCTCGCCGGATTGAAAACCGCACAGAAACCCCCGGATAAAGACCATCCCTATGGACATGGAAAGGCCGAAAACATTGCCACGATTATCGTCGCTATTCTGCTGATCGTGGTGGGCTTTGAGATTGCCATTTCCTCAATCGGTGCTTTTTTCGGCGGAGTCACAAGGGCTCCCGGTATCATGGCCCTTGTCGTTATTTTCTTCTCACTGATCACAAAAGAAATTCTCTACCATTACAAATCCAGACTGGCCAAAAAAATCAACAGTTCAGCCCTGATGGCTGAAGCCTGGCACCACCGCTCGGATTCCATTTCTTCACTGGCCGCCTTCATCGGCATCGCAGGAGCCATGTTTGGTCAAGCCATGAATCTCCCTTTGCTTGTATACCTCGATCCCCTGGCAGGGCTTGCCGTATCCGTGCTCGTTATGAAAGTCGGGTTTACGCTGGCCAAAGAATCGAGCCAGGTTATGCTTGAGCAGGTTTTATCTGATGATGAAGTCAAGCCGATTGCCGAATCTGCAGAAAATGTTGAAGGCGTTATTCGAGTCGATGAACTGCTTGCCCGAACACACGGTCATTACATCATCGTCGACATAAAAGTAAGCGTTGATCCTTCCATCAGTGTGGAGAAAGGTCATACAATATCGAAGAATGTAAAAAAATGCCTCATCAAGAATTATGATACCGTGCAAAATGTATTTGTCCATGTGAACCCTTATCGTCCTGATGACGGGGGAACCGTCACAGATCTTTCCCCAAAATCAAAAGAAAAAAAACGCGCCTAA
- a CDS encoding NUDIX domain-containing protein yields MNPLEAIVVVKACIMDQNRILIVHRTGTYPKWECPGGKVDMNETLTQALKREVFEETGLKIEVDELMYATVMNVADKGKSYLILNYAARAESTTVVLSDEHDRAAWVSEEEFHEKIPEDILTAFRDHRVFERLLNR; encoded by the coding sequence GTGAATCCATTGGAAGCAATTGTCGTGGTGAAGGCCTGCATCATGGATCAGAACCGAATTCTGATCGTGCACCGGACAGGCACGTATCCGAAGTGGGAGTGCCCGGGGGGCAAAGTGGATATGAACGAAACGCTGACACAAGCATTGAAAAGAGAAGTTTTCGAAGAGACAGGGCTTAAGATCGAGGTTGATGAGCTGATGTACGCAACAGTGATGAACGTTGCTGACAAAGGGAAGTCCTATCTGATCCTGAATTATGCAGCTCGTGCAGAATCGACAACCGTTGTGTTGTCCGATGAACATGACCGTGCAGCCTGGGTAAGTGAAGAAGAATTCCATGAAAAAATCCCTGAAGACATTCTTACAGCCTTCAGGGATCATCGCGTGTTTGAGCGATTGCTTAATCGGTAA